The DNA sequence CGAATCAGAATTAAAGACACTTTAAAAAGATCATAACGGGTATGCATTTCAATGGTTGATTTCAAatgccaaatataataaatctcaCCATGGAATGGTTGCTGCTTTGTTGAGGCTGTGGTGTTGGAGCTTCAGTTATGGTAGCCTGCAAGAGCTGTATATCCATATTATTTAGTAGAAATTGCATTTGAAAGGTCAAAACATAGGGTTTAAGATTGTTTGCTTACCTGATTCTCTGAAATCAAAAGCAGCAGTAGCACAAAAGAGTTTATGCCAACCGACATCTCTTTTGCCATTGCCTGTTTTCAGATAAAAACAGAGAGAATGTATATGGTTTTCCGAATGATGATGGAACAGATAGTAAGCTAGGATAGTAAGCTAGGAGTATTTATAGCATCAATTCATTATCCAAATAATAACTGAAGGCTCAAATTCCCtttcttccaaaattttctttttgattccCCATCATGTGCAACAGAGCCAATAAacatatatgaatgaaaatgatGGGATGCCAACTCACATGGTTGCACTTTCACATGTCCTTGTAAGGATTCTAATGTCCAACAGACAGACAAAACTACCAAGAAAGACCAAGGAGAGTGAAAACAATGACACCTACACCGTTCATAAGCCATACACTCACCTCTCAGGATCTCTCACCCACCACTCTAACTTTGTCTTATGCAGTGTAGGTGCCTTTTTTCTCTTACTCTTATTCAACTCCCGTGACCATACATTTCTTTTCAAGTCCTAGGGAACGtaagagagagaagaagcagaagaagagaTTGGTGTCTGTGTTGGCCGCCCATAGAAAACCATCTGTGTTAGGTATTCGGTTGGTTTTGTTAGTTTCTTCTCGTGAACCATTTTGTATGTTTCCGTTCTTACAGAAATTGTGACACGTTATGTTTGTCCGGGATCAGCTTTGTGAGGAGCAGAGTCATCACACTCAGAGAGTGAGAAAGAGAAAGTGAACCTCACAAAACACATTGAAACTAAAGATATGAATTtcgttttgaaaataaaaataaaacaaaatttaactcTCATTCCGGGAACCATTTAAGACTCGAGAAGTTGCAAGGTCGATTCCATTTGGCTAATCCTGAACTGGGATTTTCCTGGATCAACCTCGGTTTGAAACATGTCTTAAAGCGACCCTTTCATTTTGTATTTTACATAAATTGTCGGGGAACTAAAAAAGAACAGTAACTATATGCCACTTAATCAACACGCATTGATGAAAAGAAGATAAATGAAACAATTAACGTCTTCAATTTTCTATTAACGAATCCGTCTTCAAGAAAATTACACAGTAAGAATCAATACTATCTACAAAACTTCATGCCTAGAACAAGCCTTCAAAACTGTATGGCTAAAAAAATCCTATACGAATCAATGGACTGTAACTAAATTACAAGAATCAAGTTCTAAAGCATGTAACAATTGAATCACGGCAGAGGTACCAATAGTCTCTGTATGGGATAAACATCCATGGCAAGGGTGGAGGCAGACCAGTCACCACGGTAGATTCCATTCTGAAAATGGTAAAAAATGAGAATGAGTGAGAGAAACAAAAGGAAGAGAAGTATTAAGTATCTATATCTGCCCACCTTCTTCCAGTGAGGACTCCATAAGCTGAAGCAGCAATAAATGATCCAGATACTCCAGAAAATACATTCTTATAGCGAGGCAACACTATTTGTCCTAAAAGATAAATTCCCATTAGCGCAAttagcagagaaaaaaaaattacattgtaTTTGTACTCTagtgatttcaaaataaattaccgTCGTGTCTGATTAAGGCCAAGGCCAAAAGATGATACGAAAAACCATAACTATCTTCCACTATATAATTTATGTCACATGTGAAGTTTTTCAGTTCACTTGAGATACTTTTTCTATTGAAGTATCACTGTTTCTATGAATAGAAAACTTGAGGTCTCACCTATACTCAAGAAGTTGCTGTGGAGAAATGAAAACATAAGCGAAGAATTTTCACTGCTCATGTCCTTTCCCTGCAAATTCTGATATGGGGGCTTAACATCCTCGGAAGAATCAATGGTCCCACCCTGACAATACATAATTTCGAACCAAATGCCAGAGGGAAATCTTCTTGGTCTGACCAGCCACagcaaaattttgatatatggtGTGGCATGGACAATGGAAATAGTGACTTCAATCAGAATACAAATAAAGCTGATCATTGAATCCACTATGCTAAAGAAGATATAGAAAACAGAAGTTGTTGGTAATAGAAGTAACAGCGGTGTGAACAAAAGAGATCCGACAATGTGCTGCTTCACAGTGTAGTCATAGCTATCCAACCTCTGGCGAAGAGGATTCCACTTTCGACCTCTGGGCAGAAAATATGCAACCACATGAACAACTGGATATAAAACACAAATTAACCATTCTATTCTTAAAAAGAGCCTGGGAACCAAATTGTTCATGGCAAAACCATGAATAAAGTTCCAAGACAATGTTCAGTGATGGAATAGCCGCATAGATGGACAGATACAGAGGAAATAGACTTGGCGTTACAATGATGAGACCACCACATTTTACATGTACTCAGTTTGTTTATCTGAAACAGCATTCGGCTGACAAACAGCAGTTGACTTTCATTTAAAGTTTTGAGTAGACAATAACTATAACCAGAAAAAAACAATCACAAATCCATACCTGAAAAGACGCCACAGAGATGCTAGTGTTTGTATCTGGGTTGAATATAAAAGTGAGATCAACCAATGAATAGTAGACACGTGTAATGTAGCTAGAGTAATCAAATCTATTGTCAAAGCAGCTGGTACAGTAACCCCGAAAATGATTCCCAAAATAGCAAGACCTTTAATGAAAAAGGTGAGATGGGAACCCACAAAAATCCAAAGGGTCGACCAAATCTGGATTGCATTGAGAGAAATCATGCCAAGAACTTCGGCCAATTCTGTGTTTAACTTGAAACCAGCTGGCACCCCCATTAACCAAACACAACCCGAGCGCAATAAGTTGTTCGTAATATCATCAGCAAAGTTTAGAATCCATATGCAAACAGGTTCTGCATGATACAACAGTGCCAAACCAATCAAGTTTCCCAGAAGTACATCAGCAACTAAACTTGACCACATGGAATGTTTATGCAACGCAGCTTCCTCCGCATATTTCACACAGGATAGAGACCTTAGAATTCAAAAAATTTGTAGTTACGGAGGAAAAATAACTGGAAacaaagggggaaaaaataatcaaaaggaaggaaataaagaaaaaattacagtCCAAAAGGAGAAAACATAACAGGAAGATAACAAGTCAACTAGGTTCTGATAGACATAGGATGCATGATGATGGTTTTAAATTTCAAAGACAATTAAATTTAAGCTTTGGGAATACATGAAGAAAACCTGGCACTTCATTAATATGCTTAATAGCTTATAACTCATACGAGAAACAGTTTTGATACACATTTCGAAACAGCTTCGAATCTAATAACATGTTCATGTTTCTTAACTTCATTACAAATCAAATGGAATGGCAATCACAACTTTAGGTAAATTCTGAGTATTCCTCACTGattaaaggaaaatttttatattacctGATGCCATTCTCTTGAAGGAAGATTGGCCAATATAATATCTGAGAACAGCGGATTTGAACATTTATCTTTGTATTGTTGAAAACCTTGGCTGATGTAACATATATCCATGAGTTGGATGCATAACCCATTAATCTGTAATGAAGCTGAAGAAGGATATAGAAAAGAGTGGAAAATGAAGCCATAGACATGGCAAACAGATTGCATATGAAGGGAAGAAACctgaaaaacaacaaaacatgCCATTAACAAGTGTTGGCTAAAAGGAAATGAAAGAAGGAAAAGGGAGGGATAGCATTACATAAAAATAGTGGAATACCAGAAAAAAGATCTCTTAGAAACTTCATGTCTTGCAAAATAAATCCTAGCAGCAGTGGCACTGTTGATCGCCAGAATGACCGTGTCCTGTATTGGAATTTGAAAGGCtaattaaaagggaaaaaaaaaaaaaaaaaaaaaaaaaaaaaaaagagggggggggggggggggggggtgggggtcTTCAAGCGCAATAAGATATCTGAAAAATGCAATTACCATGTCAAAATTTGGCTGTTTTTGGTGAAGCTCATCAACCCACTTGGGTTTTTTGAGAGGAGCTTTCATTTGCTCAAATGAATCGTGAACATCTAATGAGAAATGGTGAGAACCATATGTGGGACTCTCATAAAATATAAGCTAGATAAGTTCAGACAAAAATCATTGTTAATCACCACTGACAAATATCATATAATACAAACAAGTAACACAAGTAGAGGCAAAGCATGCAATATAATAAACATGACTTACATACGTGAACATCACATTGAGACACTATCTCTCCATTCCAGTGGACATGTTGCAATTTGGGAATCTGAAAAGCATCAATTCCAAGCCGTTGGCAAGTATCACAGACAAGCTGAATCCAATACCCGTTTCTTATAGATACCTGCCTATATTGTTCCGATAACCCATCAAGTGTGTGGCAACCGCATCTCCGTCGTCCACAATTCTTTTTAAAAGTATCCTTAGTATATACCTCATTATCATTTCCACAAGTGGAGGACTTAATTTCATCATCGTCTTCTATTCCTCCCCTTGGCAGTTGACCATTACTACTAGCATCTGTGGAACAATGTCCCAGTACAGAGAAGATCGATTTTTCCTGTAGGGACACCGGCAATTTCCCATTTGTTTCATCAAGGATTCCCTGACAAAAAGCAGTCTCCAACACTGTAAAATATGGTCACCAAAATGTAACTATACTTCAtgcagccaaaaaaaatatacgGTTGAAATCTTTATCATTTTTCTAACATCCAAAGCATAAAGTTAGCTGATTAGTTTAAAGTTGACTCTGTaccattttattttagaaaataaaaataaaaaatttgatggttcatcgaagaaagaaaagcaataAACTATAGaagcgtaaaaattttaaaaatccaaaatgtTAAGACAAAATCAAAGATGCAcactttaattataaatttaaaacttcacaaacccataaaaagcAAGCAACCAATTATTCTCGATTGAAACTACAAATTTAACTTCGCAATTAATATCAGTAAGCAGAAAtagctaaataataataataataataataataataataaacaaatataatttttccgtGTATGATACCTCGAGGCCGGACTCAAAGACAGAAAACAAAGCTTCACTGCAGGCAAAAGCTACAACAACGTCGAGGGAAATAGGAGAGGATGATAGAAACCAGCCGAACAAGAACGATTTGGGGGACGGTGACGATGATTCGCTCAGTGAGAGCTGCTTTGGCCACCAAATCCTACACTTTCTTCTCATCTCCATCATCTCTCGACGTCGTCGTATCACCGACCATAAGAGATCGATGCCATTGCTAGAATCGCCGAAGCAAACGATGATTAACGCCGGCAATGGAGTAAAGGTGTGTTTAGAATGGCGACTTGGAGAAGAGAATAGGCACATTGATGATAAATGCGGTGCGTTTCGATAAGCTCGGTACAGAGGAATTCGGTGCGCAACCAGAGGTGCCGTACAAGCAGGCCATCAAGAGGTCTGGGCTTTTGTCTGGTCTATATGTCTCCATTGTCCAAAACAATTTCAAACGGTTCTTATATGTACCAAAAAACATTTTGTATACACCCCATTTCATGTCTAATTATtgacttatttttcaattatcatatatatatatatatatatataaagtattatCTTTTTGGCAATTATTGATAATCATTCAACAAGCAAGAGGACCCCAGTGTCTACGATGTCATGGTGCTAaagttgaattttgaatttattcGTAATGattatttactaaatataaTAACAGTTCAAGtgagattaaaaaatattttccaaaaaaacagaaaaaaaaaagtgacattGAAAAATGAACACATAAAACACGGTTTTAAAGGTTTAAACTTTTAAAGTTcactttcaaaatatttatatatatcatgtgTCTGGGTCTTATTGAACCATGTTCTGCCTCTTTATATTTAGATAGTTCATTGAAgtaatgaaataaatttataagagaatgtaaaataaaataaagaataatgtGATAAAGTACAGTATGTTGATAAGAATGTGACGCCAAGTGTAAGGCATGTCGatagagattttttttgttttttgtttttggaaataaatattGATAGAGATTAACAGCAGTACAGTAGATAGAGATACATGTTGATGAATAATTAGAAAATAggaaaaacaattatttaagTTGTATAACTTTTTGTTGGCAAAGATAATGATATCTATATCCCTACCTTTTTACCTCACCCTCCAACCACCCATGTGTAAATCGCGCATCTTCAGGTTGATTTTTATCCCAAAAGCCGGTCCCACTTTCCAAATCACACCGCACACGTCTTCGTTTTAACGAAATCGTGTGGCTCTCCTTTAAGAATTTATTAACATCTATCCTCCTCTCCTTGGATTAGGTACCACTGCAAAAATTATTCTCCAAGTCAAAATCCTTCACATGGGCTTGGACCCCACCACTTTgctcttttatttgattatcaAGATTGATCGAGTCCATTATACACTTCATGGAACCTTCCACTAcacaatttttgttatttttattgtttattctttttaaagttAATTCATTAATCAGAATTAAATTAACAAATGATAAATTACATTATCCTTGTAACgttttcaaaggaaaaaagaaaacaaaacattaTATGGTAATATATCCGTACAATTTATATGAGACATTTTagtattaaaatctaaaaagtgaacatacatataaatatggGAAGAAATATTCCATTTAGTATTTACCATTTATGGTTATGGACTTCTTTTCTGCATGAACTGTTTATGGACCGATGATATCACTAAATATTAGGtcatatgaatttaataatattttattaaattgatatttatcacaaaataataaacaacgAACATATTAGTAAgctaatataaaatatagaaaattttcaaaattaaattgttatatttccCACTTCAAATTATATGTTATAATCATTGgattaaatttggttattttctatttttattattaattattaaaaaaatttgataataattgaaaaattacaataaaaaaaattgattcaaCATTTCTACttagaatataaatttgaataataattagaaaaaacttttgaataattgtaatttaaataaattattaaaaaaaaactgaaaaattacaTGCGACAATCCAGCGTTAGAAGAGGGAGAACAAAATGTGGGGATGAAAGACGTGGCAGGATGTAATTGGTTTGCGGCAGAAAACCGTGTGAAAAATAGCAGAGCAGTAAACGAAGTCAACAAACAACAGCCATCCTCGCACGCTTACACGGTTTACACCGACTACCGGCTACTGACAGATGTGCCTGCAGGCCGTGCAAGACCACGGACTCAGTGGGCTTTTATCCGAACCTTAAGCTCGTCAGTTCCGAACCAACCAGGCTCGTATCGCCCGCCCTATAAAATGCGTACCTCACCCTCCATTTTCCATCTGTATAATTTGCTACAAGCTCTCTACTCTGAACCGTTGACCAGGTAATTTGTCTGATTTTCTGATCGAATTAAGCGAttagtttcctttttttgttttgctttttttttttttttctgggattTTGGATATCGGATCGACTTGAATTGAAGCGGTTCGACTGTCTCTCTGACACTACCGGGAAATCGGAGGGAAAACAAaggaaatggaaaagaaatgaaaggaaaaattgAAGGCTTAAGAGTTTttagactttttctttttaaaaaaaattttgattcaaCTATAATCGGCAAGTTTCATTGACAAAAGCAATTTCTCTTTCCTTCTATGTATAATCGGATGAAAGTTTTAAGCTAGCTTTGGCGATTGGTTTTGAAGCTAATTACTTTCGgattatagtaaaattttatggTTGATTTCTGATTTATAACAGTTTTAGTTACAATAATTCGTTCATTCTGGGTTTGATCCGTGTCGTTTGGCTATCGATCTTTTCGATTTGAAATAGTTTTGCCGAGTTAACCTTTGTTCTGAAGTAAGCTTGCTTCGATACTCTTTTTCTTGTGAGCTTGTGCGGTCAAATGGGTTAAATTTGATTGTGATTTATAACGATAATGACATTTGATCAGccccttttttggtttttaaatgaaagaaataagTTTTCTGATCTTAAAATTGTTTTGCGATTTGGTCTTTGTAACACAAACAGATATGTGTATGACTTGTGGTCTCTCACTGTGAATTGTTGACGCTTTGAAAATCTGATAATCACTAGATTTTgcagaatatttcaaaatgatcaTATAATTGGGGTGAACAGAGTTTCATGCTCAATTTCTGGATGTTTGGGATGTTGTTATCAATTGGTATATATTGATATTTGCGATTAAATCTGATAATCATTAGATTTATGATCCTCGTTTTATTTGATGTTAAAATGGACTTTCTTAAGACTTGTTATTTCATAGTATTATCGCCTTAAAAGCCACGGTAATTGTGATTGCTGACCAGAATTGCTTGATCATAAATTtacattaatttattcattgtgtGTAAAGCTAGAAGGTTCGTCTGTCTGTTGTTGTCTATTACTATTtgctttttcctctcttttaagATATAgtttcaaacaattaaaaatgttCTTAACTTCTTAAGCTTTGGTTATAAACAGATAAAAAACCAAGGATTTGGAGGTGATCGAAAAAGGATGGCACTAGTTTCAGGAGGAAGGTCAACATTAAACCCTGATGCCCCTCTCTTTGTTCCTGCTGCTTTGCGCCAAGTGGAGGATTTTTCACCAGAGTGGTGGCAACTAGTTAAGACTTCAGCATGGTACCGAGACTACTGGCTCAGTCAGCGTGAGGACGAGGAGGCATTTTATGGCAATGTAGAAGATGACATTGATGATGTTGCTCATCTTTTGCCAGAGACATTTGATCTTGATGCTGGCGAAGAGTTTTCTAACATGGAAGCTCAGTTTGAAGAGTTCCTTCATTTTTCTGAAATGAAAGGGGATAAGTCATCTCCAATATTCACTCCCAATGCAATTCATGAAAATGGTATGAATTGAAAATCAGAAAActagttttgaaaatttgaaatgaaaaacgTTGATTTGGAAGTTGTAGTTGAACAATCTTTGATTTGGAATGTATAGCAGGCTTAGTAATGGAATCTGAGGCCCTGGTGAAGAATATGAAATTTCTGGATGAAAGGGGTCCTAAGTTTGCAGCAGAACCAGCAAAATATGCAGAGAAGGCAGCCAAGTGCATGAGCCCAAAATACAGCGCCCGTCGCATCCAGCAGCCCCGTTGAAGTTAGCAaacgaagttttttttttcaagcttaGTTAACCTCCTGCGTAGTCTATTGTAGTCTGTACTTTCTGTATAGAGCAAGGTTGCAACTCTTTCTCTGCTTCCTTGTTCATGCTCGtgctatttttcttttcaatgtaGGAAACAAACTTTTGGCTAACAAAgttgtataaaaaaaaacaaaaaaaacaaaaaagttgtaaaattgtaacaaaatggaaaaaatatatatattaataataatttccttcaCCAAGTAGTATtggatcctctctctctctctctctataacctATATGATATTTGCATCATCattttcaaagttttattcagCAAAACATTTCTCCCATATGGAGACTAGCCGCGTGGTTTCTGGTTTTGAATGAGCTGTAATTGTTGTTTAACCTGAGCTATTGATTTGACGGCGTTGTCGGTCCTCCTGTTTCCAGGCTATATAGGATTGGACTGAATTAACGAGACAGTAGACagcttcttttatatatatatatatatatatatatatatatatacacgcagaAATTTTACGCTGGAAACGGTTTGTATGAGAACTGTAATATGGTTCGTATCAGAACTGCAATATTAATGATGGTTTCCAGAACtgtaatattagtaataatgttttataatattaatgataattttttaaaaaatcgttatcaatattataaaaagcTATCATCAATATTGGATCTGTACGAGAACTGTCCATATcatagactgtatatatatgtatatagtctaTCTATAGTGCCGATGGTCTttatgctgatcacagattttttatagtattagtaacgattttctaaaaaatcatcattaatactataaaaaattataatttatgtatatatatacatatacacgaGGAGTCTACAATGCGGTCAGACCGCACCTCTACAATCAGTACTAAAAACGTTTTTTAATTCATAATCGTTAGATGAAAACGAATGGTTCAGATTGCGTCCTTCCTCTTCTCGTCCCAAAGCTCTCTCACGTGtgctctctttctcttcttctctcCTTCCacccttcctcttctcctctgctAAAGATCTTCGAATCCTTGAtctggaaaattttctagtACTCCCGAAATACTGACAACTGCCATTCTCTGAATGCCATGAGTATCAAATTTCCACTTCAAAAGCTGTTtcgtttttctctttctctctccaaaACACCATTTGTCTACTGCATCTGTTTCTGAAACAAAACCCACCACCAAATAAGACAAATCGTTGTTTCCCTCCTTTTCCATATCTTGTCTTCTTCAAAATGGGTTTCCAATAGACGTTTTTAATCCTAAGC is a window from the Ziziphus jujuba cultivar Dongzao chromosome 11, ASM3175591v1 genome containing:
- the LOC107431647 gene encoding protein EARLY RESPONSIVE TO DEHYDRATION 15 isoform X1, with translation MALVSGGRSTLNPDAPLFVPAALRQVEDFSPEWWQLVKTSAWYRDYWLSQREDEEAFYGNVEDDIDDVAHLLPETFDLDAGEEFSNMEAQFEEFLHFSEMKGDKSSPIFTPNAIHENAGLVMESEALVKNMKFLDERGPKFAAEPAKYAEKAAKCMSPKYSARRIQQPR
- the LOC107431596 gene encoding uncharacterized protein LOC107431596 isoform X2 → MCLFSSPSRHSKHTFTPLPALIIVCFGDSSNGIDLLWSVIRRRREMMEMRRKCRIWWPKQLSLSESSSPSPKSFLFGWFLSSSPISLDVVVAFACSEALFSVFESGLEGILDETNGKLPVSLQEKSIFSVLGHCSTDASSNGQLPRGGIEDDDEIKSSTCGNDNEVYTKDTFKKNCGRRRCGCHTLDGLSEQYRQIPKLQHVHWNGEIVSQCDVHLIFYESPTYGSHHFSLDVHDSFEQMKAPLKKPKWVDELHQKQPNFDMDTVILAINSATAARIYFARHEVSKRSFFWFLPFICNLFAMSMASFSTLFYILLQLHYRLMGYASNSWIYVTSAKVFNNTKINVQIRCSQILYWPIFLQENGIRSLSCVKYAEEAALHKHSMWSSLVADVLLGNLIGLALLYHAEPVCIWILNFADDITNNLLRSGCVWLMGVPAGFKLNTELAEVLGMISLNAIQIWSTLWIFVGSHLTFFIKGLAILGIIFGVTVPAALTIDLITLATLHVSTIHWLISLLYSTQIQTLASLWRLFRGRKWNPLRQRLDSYDYTVKQHIVGSLLFTPLLLLLPTTSVFYIFFSIVDSMISFICILIEVTISIVHATPYIKILLWLVRPRRFPSGIWFEIMYCQGGTIDSSEDVKPPYQNLQGKDMSSENSSLMFSFLHSNFLSIGQIVLPRYKNVFSGVSGSFIAASAYGVLTGRRMESTVVTGLPPPLPWMFIPYRDYWYLCRDSIVTCFRT
- the LOC107431647 gene encoding protein EARLY RESPONSIVE TO DEHYDRATION 15 isoform X2 is translated as MALVSGGRSTLNPDAPLFVPAALRQVEDFSPEWWQLVKTSAWYRDYWLSQREDEEAFYGNVEDDIDDVAHLLPETFDLDAGEEFSNMEAQFEEFLHFSEMKGDKSSPIFTPNAIHENGLVMESEALVKNMKFLDERGPKFAAEPAKYAEKAAKCMSPKYSARRIQQPR
- the LOC107431596 gene encoding uncharacterized protein LOC107431596 isoform X1; this translates as MCLFSSPSRHSKHTFTPLPALIIVCFGDSSNGIDLLWSVIRRRREMMEMRRKCRIWWPKQLSLSESSSPSPKSFLFGWFLSSSPISLDVVVAFACSEALFSVFESGLEGILDETNGKLPVSLQEKSIFSVLGHCSTDASSNGQLPRGGIEDDDEIKSSTCGNDNEVYTKDTFKKNCGRRRCGCHTLDGLSEQYRQVSIRNGYWIQLVCDTCQRLGIDAFQIPKLQHVHWNGEIVSQCDVHLIFYESPTYGSHHFSLDVHDSFEQMKAPLKKPKWVDELHQKQPNFDMDTVILAINSATAARIYFARHEVSKRSFFWFLPFICNLFAMSMASFSTLFYILLQLHYRLMGYASNSWIYVTSAKVFNNTKINVQIRCSQILYWPIFLQENGIRSLSCVKYAEEAALHKHSMWSSLVADVLLGNLIGLALLYHAEPVCIWILNFADDITNNLLRSGCVWLMGVPAGFKLNTELAEVLGMISLNAIQIWSTLWIFVGSHLTFFIKGLAILGIIFGVTVPAALTIDLITLATLHVSTIHWLISLLYSTQIQTLASLWRLFRGRKWNPLRQRLDSYDYTVKQHIVGSLLFTPLLLLLPTTSVFYIFFSIVDSMISFICILIEVTISIVHATPYIKILLWLVRPRRFPSGIWFEIMYCQGGTIDSSEDVKPPYQNLQGKDMSSENSSLMFSFLHSNFLSIGQIVLPRYKNVFSGVSGSFIAASAYGVLTGRRMESTVVTGLPPPLPWMFIPYRDYWYLCRDSIVTCFRT